In a genomic window of Streptomyces sp. NBC_01231:
- a CDS encoding zinc-dependent metalloprotease, producing the protein MSDTPFGFGLPPEEPDDGDEGKKKDPQSGGGQGPANPFGFGEMPGAGGFGGPGADNPLAAMFGSLNPNDLGAAFQQLGQMLSYEGGPVNWDMAKQIARQTVSQGTADGTKDKSVGPAERTAVEEAVRLADLWLDDATSLPSGAASAVAWSRAEWVEATLPAWKELVDPVAERVGAAMGDVLPEEMQAMAGPLIGMMRSMGGAMFGTQIGQAVGVLAGEVVGSTDIGLPLGPAGKAALLPVNMDAFGRDLGVSKDEVRLYLALREAAHQRLFAHVPWLRSHLFGAVEGYARGIKVDTAKLEDVVGQFDPQNPEQLQDALQQGMFQPEDTPEQKAALARLETALALVEGWVDAVVHAAAKPRLSGADALRETLRRRRASGGPAEQTFATLIGLELRPRRLRDASRLWASLTDARGVDGRDALWAHPDMLPTASDLDDPDGFVHREQLDFSELDKMLGEAADKPDLRKKDGGSKQDGSTDEGNAEDETKDDDTE; encoded by the coding sequence GTGAGTGACACCCCATTCGGATTCGGCCTTCCGCCGGAGGAGCCGGACGACGGCGACGAGGGCAAGAAGAAGGACCCGCAGAGCGGCGGTGGTCAGGGACCGGCCAACCCGTTCGGTTTCGGCGAGATGCCGGGCGCCGGCGGCTTCGGCGGCCCGGGCGCGGACAATCCGCTCGCTGCCATGTTCGGTTCGCTGAACCCCAACGACCTGGGCGCCGCCTTCCAGCAGCTGGGCCAGATGCTCTCGTACGAGGGCGGCCCGGTGAACTGGGACATGGCCAAACAGATCGCCCGCCAGACGGTCTCGCAGGGCACGGCGGACGGCACCAAGGACAAGAGCGTCGGCCCCGCCGAGCGCACCGCCGTGGAGGAGGCCGTCCGCCTGGCGGACCTGTGGCTGGACGACGCGACGTCCCTGCCGTCCGGCGCTGCCTCCGCGGTGGCGTGGAGCCGCGCGGAGTGGGTCGAGGCGACGTTGCCCGCGTGGAAGGAGCTGGTGGACCCGGTCGCCGAGCGTGTCGGCGCCGCCATGGGTGACGTCCTGCCGGAGGAGATGCAGGCCATGGCCGGCCCGCTCATCGGCATGATGCGCTCGATGGGCGGCGCCATGTTCGGCACGCAGATCGGACAGGCCGTCGGTGTGCTCGCGGGCGAGGTGGTCGGTTCCACCGATATCGGCCTGCCGCTCGGCCCGGCCGGCAAGGCCGCGCTGCTGCCCGTGAACATGGACGCGTTCGGCAGGGACCTCGGCGTGTCGAAGGACGAGGTGCGGCTGTACCTGGCCCTGCGCGAGGCCGCCCACCAGCGCCTCTTCGCGCATGTGCCGTGGCTGCGCTCGCACCTGTTCGGCGCCGTCGAGGGCTACGCGCGCGGGATCAAGGTCGACACCGCGAAGCTGGAGGACGTGGTCGGCCAGTTCGATCCGCAGAACCCGGAGCAGTTGCAGGACGCTCTCCAGCAGGGCATGTTCCAGCCGGAGGACACGCCGGAGCAGAAGGCGGCCCTGGCCCGTCTGGAGACGGCACTGGCGCTCGTCGAGGGTTGGGTCGACGCGGTGGTGCACGCGGCCGCGAAGCCCCGTCTGTCGGGCGCGGACGCGCTGCGCGAGACCCTGCGCCGCCGTCGCGCCTCGGGCGGCCCGGCCGAGCAGACGTTCGCCACGCTGATCGGCCTGGAGCTGCGCCCGCGCCGCCTGCGGGACGCGTCCCGTCTGTGGGCCTCGCTCACGGACGCGCGCGGTGTCGACGGCCGGGACGCCCTGTGGGCTCACCCGGACATGCTGCCGACCGCCTCCGATCTGGACGACCCGGACGGCTTCGTGCACCGCGAGCAGCTGGACTTCTCCGAGCTGGACAAGATGCTCGGCGAAGCGGCGGACAAGCCCGACCTCAGGAAGAAGGACGGGGGCTCCAAGCAGGACGGCTCCACGGACGAGGGGAACGCCGAGGACGAGACCAAGGACGACGACACCGAGTGA
- a CDS encoding SDR family oxidoreductase, which produces MSSPDPQVRAARNQSTSSAKRGPVVAVTGAASGVGALLTERLAASEEIKQVIGIDERRGECAGAQWHILDVRDPAIAEKLRGADVVVHLALDLDLETDAAARTAYNVRGTQTVLTAAAAAGVHRAVLCTSSMVYGALDDNELPLSEDAELRATAEATGVGDLLEIERLARRAPRAHPGLNVTVVRPAVLVGGTDTALTRYFESPRLLVVAGSRPAWQFCHVEDLCSALEYAVLEKVEGELAVGCDGWLEQEEVEELSGIRRMELPSAVALGAAARLHRIGLTPSPAGDLAYTMYPWVVSGSRLHDAGWRPQWTNEEVLAELLEEVSGRHTVAGRRLGRKDATAAGAAGATVALLGAAAVVRRARKARRRI; this is translated from the coding sequence GTGAGTTCCCCAGATCCACAGGTTCGCGCAGCGCGAAACCAGTCAACCAGTTCCGCCAAGCGCGGGCCCGTCGTCGCGGTCACCGGCGCAGCGTCCGGTGTCGGCGCGCTGCTCACCGAGCGGCTCGCCGCTTCGGAGGAGATCAAGCAGGTCATCGGCATCGACGAGCGGCGGGGGGAGTGCGCCGGCGCGCAGTGGCACATCCTGGACGTGCGGGATCCGGCCATCGCGGAGAAGCTGCGTGGGGCGGATGTCGTGGTGCATCTGGCTCTCGACCTCGACCTGGAGACCGATGCCGCCGCCCGGACGGCGTACAACGTGCGGGGTACGCAGACCGTGCTGACCGCGGCGGCCGCGGCCGGGGTCCATCGGGCCGTGCTGTGCACGTCCTCCATGGTCTACGGGGCCCTGGACGACAACGAGCTGCCCTTGTCGGAGGATGCGGAGCTGCGGGCCACGGCGGAGGCGACCGGGGTCGGGGACCTGCTGGAGATCGAGCGACTGGCTCGGAGGGCTCCCCGGGCGCATCCGGGGCTCAATGTCACCGTGGTACGGCCGGCTGTGCTCGTCGGCGGTACCGACACCGCGCTGACCAGGTATTTCGAGTCACCTCGACTGCTCGTTGTGGCCGGGTCCCGGCCCGCCTGGCAGTTCTGTCACGTCGAGGATCTGTGCAGCGCTCTGGAGTACGCCGTCCTGGAGAAGGTCGAGGGGGAGCTGGCCGTCGGATGCGACGGGTGGCTGGAGCAGGAGGAGGTCGAGGAGCTGAGCGGGATCCGGCGGATGGAGCTGCCCTCGGCTGTCGCGCTGGGGGCGGCGGCTCGGCTGCATCGGATCGGGCTCACGCCGTCTCCGGCAGGGGATCTGGCGTACACGATGTACCCCTGGGTGGTGAGCGGGAGCCGCCTGCATGACGCGGGGTGGCGGCCGCAGTGGACCAACGAGGAGGTTCTCGCGGAGCTTCTCGAGGAGGTTTCCGGGAGACATACGGTGGCCGGGCGGCGGCTTGGACGGAAGGACGCGACGGCTGCGGGGGCCGCGGGGGCGACCGTGGCGCTGCTGGGAGCGGCGGCGGTGGTGCGACGGGCTCGGAAGGCGCGTCGGCGGATCTGA
- a CDS encoding molybdenum cofactor biosynthesis protein MoaE: MAPTHDHPGEQAAQDPIKLLAVRETALSLDEVFRAVGDDAAGGTALFVGTVRNHDGGADVEALGYSCHPSAEAEMRRIAEKVVAEYPVRALAAVHRVGELRVGDLAVVVAVSCPHRGEAFEACRKLIDDLKHEVPIWKHQKFSDGTEEWVGAC, encoded by the coding sequence ATGGCACCCACACACGACCATCCCGGTGAGCAGGCGGCTCAGGATCCGATCAAGCTGCTTGCCGTTCGGGAGACGGCCCTCTCCCTGGACGAGGTGTTCCGGGCCGTCGGGGACGACGCGGCCGGGGGCACCGCGTTGTTCGTGGGCACGGTGCGGAACCACGACGGGGGCGCCGATGTCGAGGCGCTCGGGTATTCGTGTCATCCCAGTGCCGAGGCCGAGATGCGGCGGATCGCCGAGAAGGTGGTCGCGGAGTATCCGGTGCGGGCGCTCGCCGCGGTGCACCGGGTGGGAGAGCTCCGGGTCGGGGACCTCGCCGTCGTCGTCGCCGTTTCCTGCCCCCACCGGGGTGAGGCCTTCGAGGCCTGTCGGAAGCTGATCGACGATCTCAAGCACGAAGTGCCCATCTGGAAGCACCAGAAGTTCTCCGACGGGACCGAGGAGTGGGTCGGGGCGTGTTGA